The genome window AAGTTAAGACTAACTATCTGGAGCTTCCAGTTCTTGCTAAAGTAAACTTTGGAACAGAGGAACTTCATGGTTTTGTTACAGCAGGTCCTACTGCAGGTTACCTGATGAATGGCAAAATGAAAATGGAATTTGATGGCGAAGAGGAAGAAGAAGATCTTGAGTTTGAAGATGAAGACAACAGATTAGAACTTGGAGCTAGCTTTGGTGTAGGTTTAGGCTACAAGGTAGGTGCTGGTACACTTAACCTGGATGTTCGTTACGGCTTAGGTATTTCTAGCCTTTACGAAACTGAAGGTGATGAAGAAAAAACTAGAAACCGTGTATTTGGTGTATCTGTAGCATACCTGTTTGGTTTGTAATCAGTACTAAAGTTTAATAAAAAAGGCCCTGCGAAAGCAGGGCCTTTTTTATTGGTATGAATTGTAACATCAGGTTCAGAATAGAATTAGATAAAAAATAAAAGGCATTGGGTATACTTAATATTGTGACCTTCAACGTTGATGTATTCGTATGCAAAGCTGCGGTTTTACATATAAAGCTGTTTAAAATATTTTGGAAACACAGTATTATTTATAACTCTTTATGAAGATCAAAATTTTCCTCGTTTTGCTGTTTATAGTAAGTATAGGATTTACATCAACGGCACAAACTGTATCAATTGGCCCTCGGGTGGGCTTAAACTTTGCCACACAAGTAGTAACCGGCGATGACAGCCAGTATGCCGATGACTGGAATGATGAAGTAAAGGCAGCAACCGGTGCGCAGGTAGGGCTAGCAACTAACTTTATGCTCGGCGAGGTGTTCTCCATCCAACCTGAGTTTCTGTACACACAAAAAGGCTACAGATTTGAAGACGCAGATGAGACTGTAACAGGTAAATATGATTACATAGATGTACCTGTTCTAGCAAAACTATCTTTTGGTTCTCCTCAGCTGAAGGGTTTTGTTACTGCCGGTCCTACTTTCAGTTACTGGATGGGTGGTAAAGACACTTTTGAATCAGATGGGATGGATTTCAGCGAAGATATTGATTTTGATAATGAAGATGATGGCATAGAAAACCAGTTTGAAGCAGGGGCAAGTATTGGCCTTGGGCTGGCTTACCTGATAGGTACTGGTACTTTTAATGTTGATGTACGCTATGGCGCCGGCTTATCCAGCGTTTACGACACAGATGATGACGCAAAGCTAAAGAATAACGGTGTCAGCGTATCAGTAGCTTACCTGTTCGGTTTATAGGCAAAACAATTTATACTTAAAAGGCACTGTGAGAGCAGGCCCTTTTTTGTTTTTATATACTTCTGAGCCTTACACTAAACTTTAACTGGTGCGTTTTTTGTTTGGTTAAGTATAAAATTACTTCAGATGAATCTAATTATCAGAAATTTAACTTTTTGTTTTAGCTTAATTCTCTTAGTGGCAGGCAGCTTCTCCTGTAAGCAGGCCAGCGACCTGAAAGCCTTTACTGAAGCAAATTATAAGCTTCAAGGTATAGAAGATCTAAGGCTAAACGGAATAGATGTAACCAATAAACGCACCCCTTTCGATTTCAGGACATCGGAAGGAGATAGCCTGTTAACTGCTTTTACAACCAATAATTTAAGCGCCACCACTACTTTATACCTCGATGTACAGATGCAGGAACCTGAGGAAACACGAACAATGCAGGTAACCGAACTGGAGTGGCAGTTATTAGTAGATGGAAAAGAAACCCTTATCGGAAATGTACTGGAGCCGATAAACCTGCAGAACGGAGATAATAAATTGCCGTTAACTACAACAGTTAGACTGGCCGAGGTAGAGGGGCTGCAGAATTATGAAGGATTCTCAACGCTAACAACACTTATTGCAAAAGGTAAAGATGTGCAGGATCGCCTAATCTTCCGTATCAAGCCAACTATAAATACACCTGTAGGAGATGTTACCGTTCCGGAATATATTACTGTTGGTCAGCCTGCAGTTAATTAATTAGTTTATACTTCAGTATACCACTTTAGTTAAAGTATAAACAGCCTTAGTAGTGTAAAAATATCTCCCTCAATTAAGCGTTATACTGGATATAAATTTCGCTTAAAAAAATCCTTTGTATATGGGTGCCTTACATATGTTTGGCAGCAAAGTTGCTTATGTAGAGTTACTTAACAGGAACATTACCTGGTGTAGATTAATATGAAAGCGATGTTCAGAGAGATAAAGAAAACAACCCTTGCACTGGCGCTGCTTCTTGCTCCGGCGCTTGGTGTGCAGGCAGCAACTACTCAAGCTGCTGAGGCCGTGGTAAGTGCACCAGCCGGTGCGCGTGATATTGTAAAAGAAATTATTGATGTAGTAGGTTTAAAACCCCGCTTTGAGCTCCGGGCTGCTGATATTGAGAACGCAGCAGCTGTTGTGTATAATGGCAAAAGGTATATACTTTATAATGAGGATTTCCTGGCTGCCATAAATAACGCTGTACACACTGACTGGGGTGGTGTAAGTATACTGGCTCATGAAATTGGTCATCACCTGAACGGACACACGTTAACAAGAGCTGGCAGTAACCCTGCTGATGAACTTGAAGCCGATGAGTTCTCTGGTTTTGTGCTGCGTAAAATGGGCGCAAGTCTTGCAGAAGCACAGGCTGCTATTAATCTCCTTTCTGAAGATCATACTTCGGCTACACATCCGGGGCGAAGCTACAGGTTAGCATCTATCAGTAAAGGATGGCGAAATGCTGATGCGCAGTTGATGGCAAGTGCTCAAGGGCCACAACCCGATCGGAATGAAGTAGTGGCAAGGCCCCCTTCAATAAAGCAAACGCAAACCAGAAACGTATCATTAGACAGCCGTTATGTACTAAGCCGTGTGCATTTTTCCGGAGCGCCGGGCGAGCAGTTTTACCTGACCACCCGCATGCAGTTGGTACATGTTACCAACGATGGTTTAAAAATTATAGGCAAACTGGTTAAGACCAATAACCGCAATTATCCTTATTATTTAGAAAGCGAACATTTACAGCCTCTTTTTGTAACTGTTAAAGGATCGGTGGTAAACCAACAGGGCCAGCGGGTAGGCTATCTGACTTAAGTATAAAGCGGCTACTATCAGGTAGCCGCTTCTGTTTTATATTACCCTTAACTTATTCGTATACCTTAGGATGACTGTCGTTACTACTTTGCGAAGTATAACACAGATCTTTTAAGCTTTATATTTATCTTTAGCTCATGATTCAGACTAAAAAAACCAGACTTTTATACTATACTTTTTTGTTGCTTTTGCCTTTGTTTATACTGGGCTGCAGTACTAAAAGCGATATTGATGCATTTAAAGAAGCAGATTATGATCTGGCTGGAGTAAATGCTGTTAACTTAAATGGTGTAAGCCTGCTAAATAAAACGGATGTAAGCGACTTCTCTTTTTCTGAAGCAGCGCAGCTCTTCAGTGCTATTTCGAAAAATGATCTCTCGGCTACTTCTACCTTAGGTCTGCGTGTTACACTACCAGAAGGCAGCAAAGACAGAACCATGACCGTTGAACAATTGAAATGGCAACTGATGGTAGATGGAAAGCAAGCGGTTAGTGGCCTAGTGAATCAGCCTGTTGAACTGAAAGACGGATTAAATACGATTACTGTAGCTTCAGCTGTAAAACTGGCTGAAGATCAGGGGCGCGTAGATATAAACCAACTCATGCAACTTGCAAGTCTTCTGAATCAGAATGGTAGTGATAAGCCTGCTGTTTCATTACAGATAAAACCAACTATTCAGACCTCTGTAGGTCCTTTTGAGCTACCAGCTTACATAACTTTAACTAAGTAATGTAATATTTTTAGATAATATTATAAGTTTTGATAACTTTTTAAAAAATCCGTCGTAGGTTGGCACATTCCTTGCTTTTTTACTGTTGAGCCTGTATAATCAACTAAAAGCCAAAGGAAATGAACACTAACGTAAACGTTATCCGCGAAGAACAAACAGCAATTGGCACTGTAAAAAATACAATGTTTAATGGCTGGGTTAAAATGGGAAATATTCTCGCTCAGACTGACTATGTGGTAACTCAAATCTCTAGCGACCCTTTTAAGAACTATAATAAACAGCAGGCTATCCGCGATCAGAAAAGCTGGGTACGCTGGTAGTTGGTCCTGGTAGGGGAGCTGTTGTTTATTTAAGCAGCTTATACTTACTTTGACCTATGATATATAAACTTATACTTGGGGCTTTTTTAGCCTTGCCGTTGGCCGGACATGCACAGCAATCTATGCTGCAGTCCGGCCAATTGCTTAAAGACCTTCGCATACTAGCAGCAGATTCGCTGCAAGGCCGTTCAAGCGGCAGCCGGGGCAACCAAATGGCCCAAGAATACATCATCAAGCGCTTCTCAGAAATTGGTCTCAAAGCCTTTAACAATAACTACAGGCAACCTTTTAAAATAGCCCGCAAAAATGCTGCTGACCTGGATGGTGTTAACCTAGTAGGTTATATTCCCGGCAGGTCTGAGAAGGCTATAGTAATTACAGCGCATTACGACCATGTTGGTGTAAGAAAAGGGGAAGTATACAACGGGGCCGATGATAATGCATCGGGTGTCGGTGCTTTACTGGCAGCAGCTACTTTTTTTAAGAAACATGCTCCTGAACATACCCTGATTTTTTTAGCTCCAGATGCTGAAGAGATGGGACTTCAAGGCGCCGGGGCTTTCCTGGATAATCCGCCTGTACCTCTGCAGAATATCCTGCTGAATATAAACATGGACATGCTCAGCATTAACAGCAAAGGTGAATTATATGCCAGCGGATCCTTCCATAATCCTGAGCTTAAAGCTTTTGTAACTCAGGTAAAACCACGCAAACATGCCAGGCTTGTGTTAGGCCACGATGATCCTCAGCTCGGCCATAACGACTGGACAAATCAATCGGACCATTACCAGTTCCATAAGCGCGATATCCCATATCTATACTTCGGTGTAGAAGACCAT of Pontibacter deserti contains these proteins:
- a CDS encoding porin family protein codes for the protein MKIKFLLALLFVVGLGFTSMAQSISVGPRVGATFAKISIAGDDSDEFNEEIKSNAGVQIGAVANVMINDMFSIQPELLLVQKGFKVGEDGDFMKVKTNYLELPVLAKVNFGTEELHGFVTAGPTAGYLMNGKMKMEFDGEEEEEDLEFEDEDNRLELGASFGVGLGYKVGAGTLNLDVRYGLGISSLYETEGDEEKTRNRVFGVSVAYLFGL
- a CDS encoding porin family protein, with product MKIKIFLVLLFIVSIGFTSTAQTVSIGPRVGLNFATQVVTGDDSQYADDWNDEVKAATGAQVGLATNFMLGEVFSIQPEFLYTQKGYRFEDADETVTGKYDYIDVPVLAKLSFGSPQLKGFVTAGPTFSYWMGGKDTFESDGMDFSEDIDFDNEDDGIENQFEAGASIGLGLAYLIGTGTFNVDVRYGAGLSSVYDTDDDAKLKNNGVSVSVAYLFGL
- a CDS encoding M48 family metalloprotease, with protein sequence MKAMFREIKKTTLALALLLAPALGVQAATTQAAEAVVSAPAGARDIVKEIIDVVGLKPRFELRAADIENAAAVVYNGKRYILYNEDFLAAINNAVHTDWGGVSILAHEIGHHLNGHTLTRAGSNPADELEADEFSGFVLRKMGASLAEAQAAINLLSEDHTSATHPGRSYRLASISKGWRNADAQLMASAQGPQPDRNEVVARPPSIKQTQTRNVSLDSRYVLSRVHFSGAPGEQFYLTTRMQLVHVTNDGLKIIGKLVKTNNRNYPYYLESEHLQPLFVTVKGSVVNQQGQRVGYLT
- a CDS encoding M28 family peptidase gives rise to the protein MIYKLILGAFLALPLAGHAQQSMLQSGQLLKDLRILAADSLQGRSSGSRGNQMAQEYIIKRFSEIGLKAFNNNYRQPFKIARKNAADLDGVNLVGYIPGRSEKAIVITAHYDHVGVRKGEVYNGADDNASGVGALLAAATFFKKHAPEHTLIFLAPDAEEMGLQGAGAFLDNPPVPLQNILLNINMDMLSINSKGELYASGSFHNPELKAFVTQVKPRKHARLVLGHDDPQLGHNDWTNQSDHYQFHKRDIPYLYFGVEDHPHYHKPTDDFKEVNQLFYPDAASLVIDFILLMDKNMDKLPPRK